CTTCGGCTTCCGCTGCGGCTTCCTCGGCCTGCTCCACATGGAGATCGTACAGGAGCGCCTGCGTCGTGAGTACGACCTGGACATCATTTCCACCTATCCGAGCGTCGTCTACAAGGTCGTCAAGACTGACGGCGAAATGATCGAGGTCGACAACCCGCAGTTTCTGCCGGACCCCTCCGAGATCGACTCCATCGAGGAGCCCATGATCCGGGCCACCATTCATACGCCCACCGAGTCCATCGGCGACATGCTCGCGCTCATCTCTGAAAAGCGCGGTGTCTGCGACCACACGGAGACGGTGGACGACACCCGCGTCATGCTCAGTGCAGACTTGCCGCTGAACGAGATCCTCGTCGACTTCAACGACCGCCTCAAGAGCATCACCCGCGGCTATGGCTCCATGGACTACGAGCTCAACGGCTACACGCCTTCCGACCTGGTGAAGCTCGACATCCTCGTTAACGCCGAGTCCGTGGACGCCTTTTCAAGCATCGTCCACCGGGACAAGGCCGTGGGTAAGGGCAGGGCACTTTGCGAGCGCTTGAAGGAGATCCTGCCGCGCCAGATGTTCAAGATCGCCATCCAGGCCGCCGTCTACGGCCGCATCCTGGCCCGCGCGGACGTCAGCGCCATGCGCAAGGACGTCACCGCCAAGTGCTACGGCGGGGACATCACCCGTAAGCGTAAACTGCTCGAAAAGCAGAAGGAAGGTAAGAAGCGTATGAAGCAGATCGGTAAGGTCGCCATCCCGCAGGATGCCTTCGTGAAAATTCTGAAAACCACCAATTGATCCGCCGCCATGGGACTGTTTAGCAAACCGGGAAAAAAGCTGCAAAAAGAGGGGCGCCATCTGGTGCAGCTCGCCGAGAAGGTCATCAACTACCGCTCGGACGTCATCGGTGAGAAAGCAGTCGAGGCCATCCGCAGGGATCAAGAGGCCCTCATCGCCGCACTCACCGCCAAGCCCGCCGACCCGGAGCAGATCAAACGGTGTATGAAAAATCTGGATACGTGCCTCAAGCCTCACGGCGGCACGATCTATCCGGTCACGTTTCTCTCTGAGAATATCGAGATGATCCTCGTCGCGGCCATCCTGGCCATCGGCGTGCGCAGCTTTTTCCTGCAGCCTTTCAAGATCCCGACCAACTCCATGTACCCGACCTATGCGGGCATGATCGGTGAGGTGTACCCGCTGGGGGAGGGCGCTCCCTCGAAGCCCGAGGAGCTCTTCCGACTCGCCGCCTATGGTGCCAGCCACTACGTCTCCAATGCCCCTGCGACTGGCCGCGTCGAGATCCCGCTGTTTACCGACCGCACTCCGAACAACTATGGCCTCAGCGGTCAAATTGCCTTTGAAGTGGTCAAGGGACGCAAATTCGTACTGCTGCCCACACAGCTGCGGCGCTACACCTTTGCCGTGGATGGTCGGCCGTTCCATGTCGATGTGCCGCTGGACTTCAATCTCGATGATGTGGTAGCCGAGGCCTTTTTCCCGGGTGAAAAGACGCTCTCGGACCTTTATCACGACCTCAGCCAGGAGAACGTCCAGCGCCTGAAATCCGGTCTGCAGACGATTCTTTCCGATCATTCCGTGCAGCTGGGTGAG
This genomic interval from Ruficoccus sp. ZRK36 contains the following:
- the lepB gene encoding signal peptidase I, coding for MGLFSKPGKKLQKEGRHLVQLAEKVINYRSDVIGEKAVEAIRRDQEALIAALTAKPADPEQIKRCMKNLDTCLKPHGGTIYPVTFLSENIEMILVAAILAIGVRSFFLQPFKIPTNSMYPTYAGMIGEVYPLGEGAPSKPEELFRLAAYGASHYVSNAPATGRVEIPLFTDRTPNNYGLSGQIAFEVVKGRKFVLLPTQLRRYTFAVDGRPFHVDVPLDFNLDDVVAEAFFPGEKTLSDLYHDLSQENVQRLKSGLQTILSDHSVQLGEPALDFDILTGDMLFVDRFSYNFFEPEVGDPFVFRTNHIEGLQAADGTPDDKYYIKRLVGLPGDTLEVRPPMLYRNNEPITGADAFEKNFKQEDEYPGYTYMGWLDEGTVEKIPPGYFFAMGDNSPYSYDSRGWGSNQRATPYAYEHKKQGQPINFVPEDDVVGKAVFIFYPFTHRWGIAE